From one Oncorhynchus keta strain PuntledgeMale-10-30-2019 chromosome 30, Oket_V2, whole genome shotgun sequence genomic stretch:
- the LOC118363460 gene encoding ubiquitin-like protein 3, which produces MTTARDLDMVNLRLILVSGKTQDFIFSPNDSAMDIAKHVFDNWPLGWEEEQVGSASILRLIFQGRFLHGSVTLGALKLPPGRTTVMHLVARETLPEPNSHGQRNREKITESNCCLLL; this is translated from the exons ATGACAACTGCAAGGGATCTCGATATG GTGAATCTGCGTCTTATCCTGGTCAGTGGGAAGACACAAGACTTCATCTTCTCCCCCAACGACTCGGCCATGGACATCGCCAAGCACGTCTTTGATAACTGGCCCTTGG gatgggaggaggagcaggtgggCAGTGCCAGCATCCTGCGCCTCATCTTCCAGGGACGCTTCCTGCATGGCAGCGTCACACTTGGCG CTTTAAAGCTGCCCCCTGGCCGAACAACTGTCATGCACTTGGTTGCCAGAGAGACCCTGCCAGAACCTAACTCCCATG GTCAGCGTAACCGGGAGAAGATCACAGAGAGCAACTGCTGTCTGCTCTTgtaa
- the LOC118363966 gene encoding 5'-nucleotidase domain-containing protein 1-like, translating to MVGSRPRNLDLLARGTRSPAKYKQQGAGLEPSTFEPEQTAPKREWKHFNSLNTTFTRSTKYYFYDNYFDLPGALLCGRVVDMLRKRGNEVNSDFWKDMVAAIDHNYNTSAFKEDAGWYFPSVKRDPGRYLQPCSESVKTWLRSMKSAGKVLLLITSSHSDYCRLICDQILGKDWEELFDIIITNALKPGFFSLVPQQRPFRTLVNDVEESEGLPSLDKPGWYSQGNWPHLHQLLKTMTGNPEPKVVYFGDSMRSDMFPASMFGKWETVMIVEEMEGEGVPRSDAAETNEAQVEPQEKKGKFEDQGMKAPSAPSEQWGSYFVDTHKTPGGDEESQKLTWCCHSIHKYSTMAIPSVESIADLPLDYKFPKFSPNKPCTTGYYPRPPDSLLKKCQSQSS from the exons ATGGTAGGGAGCAGACCTCGAAACCTCGACCTTCTtgcccgag GAACGCGCTCACCGGCCAAGTACAAACAGCAAGGCGCTGGTCTtgaaccctcgaccttcgagcccgag CAAACCGCTCCAAAAAGGGAATGGAAGCACTTTAATAGCCTCAATACCACATTTACGAGATCTACAAAGTACTATTTTTATGACAACTATTTCGATCTACCCGGGGCTCTTCTCTGTGGAAGAGTTGTGGATATGTTGCGCAAGCGTGGGAATGAGGTGAATTCAGACTTTTGGAAAGACATGGTCGCTGCCATCGACCACAATTACAACACCTCAGCATTTAAAGAGGATGCTGGGTGGTACTTTCCCAGTGTGAAGAGGGACCCTGGACGTTACCTGCAGCCCTGCTCTGAGTCTGTCAAGACCTGGCTGAGGAGCATGAAGAGTGCAGGGAAGGTCCTCCTGCTCATCACCAGCTCCCACAGCGACTACTGCAGGCTCATCTGTGACCAAATCCTGGGGAAGGACTGGGAGGAGCTGTttgacatcatcatcaccaacgcCTTGAAGCCTGGATTCTTCTCACTGGTGCCCCAACAGAGGCCCTTCAGGACCCTGGTGAATGATGTGGAGGAGAGCGAAGGGCTGCCATCCCTGGACAAGCCTGGCTGGTACTCTCAAGGCAACTGGCCCCACCTCCACCAGCTGCTCAAGACCATGACTGGCAATCCTGAGCCCAAGGTGGTGTACTTTGGGGATAGCATGCGGTCGGACATGTTCCCTGCTAGCATGTTTGGGAAGTGGGAGACTGTGATGATCGTGGaggaaatggagggagagggcgTCCCGAGGAGCGATGCAGCAGAGACCAATGAGGCCCAAGTGGAGCCTCAGGAGAAGAAGGGAAAGTTTGAGGACCAGGGCATGAAGGCGCCCTCTGCTCCATCCGAACAGTGGGGATCCTACTTTGTGGACACACACAAGACTCctggaggggatgaggagagccAGAAACTCACCTGGTGCTGCCATAGCATCCACAAATACAGCACAATGGCCATCCCCAGTGTGGAGTCTATTGCAGATCTCCCTCTGGACTACAAGTTCCCCAAGTTCTCTCCCAACAAACCCTGCACCACCGGCTACTACCCCAGACCCCCAGATTCCCTGCTGAAGAAATGCCAGAGTCAATCGTCTTAG